In Anopheles gambiae chromosome 2, idAnoGambNW_F1_1, whole genome shotgun sequence, a single window of DNA contains:
- the LOC1278486 gene encoding H/ACA ribonucleoprotein complex subunit 4: protein MEVDIPTSPIKKEKKKKKIKQEPDTEIENLGEIQKSGDFQLKPSSAIASLDTSKWPLLLKNFDRLNVRTNHYTPLPFGSSPLNRKVNDYVSAGFINLDKPSNPSSHEVVAWIKRILKVNKTGHSGTLDPKVTGCLIVCINRATRLVKSQQSAGKEYVAVFKLHSAVEKIAKVTQGLEKLRGALFQRPPLISAVKRQLRVRTVYDSKLLDYNDQRNIGVFWVSCEAGSYIRTMCVHLGLVLGVGGQMLELRRVRSGIQSEKDGMVTMHDVLDAQYLYENHKDESMLRRVIKPLEGLLVGHKRIIMKDSSVNAVCYGAKILLPGVLRYEDGIEIDQEIVIVTTKGEAIALGIALMTTATMAGCDHGVVAKIKRVIMERDTYPRKWGLGPKASMKKQLIASGKLDKYGKPNENTPKDWLNSYSDFNRSAKQANGNGTSADDEFAGGKRKLSIGENVESAATIGDGEEKKKKKKKQKKDAEDGDGEAVGAEGQPMDQAEGDEEMKKEKKKKKKKDKNVSVDEVAE from the coding sequence GCCATCGCCAGCTTAGATACGTCCAAATGGCCCCTGCTGTTGAAGAACTTTGATCGGCTGAACGTACGCACCAACCACTACACGCCACTTCCGTTCGGTTCGTCTCCGCTGAACCGAAAGGTCAATGATTACGTTTCGGCTGGTTTTATCAACCTGGACAAACCCTCTAATCCCAGCTCGCATGAAGTGGTCGCGTGGATTAAGCGTATCCTgaaggtaaacaaaacagGTCATTCGGGAACACTTGACCCGAAAGTTACgggttgtttgattgtttgcatTAACCGGGCAACGCGCTTGGTGAAAAGCCAGCAAAGTGCAGGCAAGGAATATGTGGCCGTTTTTAAACTCCACTCCGCCGTGGAGAAAATAGCCAAGGTTACTCAGGGTCTAGAGAAGCTTCGCGGTGCTCTGTTCCAACGCCCTCCACTGATTTCCGCCGTCAAGCGGCAGCTGCGTGTGCGTACCGTGTATGACTCGAAGCTGCTGGACTACAATGACCAACGCAATATAGGCGTGTTTTGGGTTAGTTGTGAAGCTGGTTCGTATATTCGAACGATGTGCGTTCATTTGGGTCTTGTGcttggtgttggtgggcagATGCTCGAACTTCGCCGCGTTCGGTCCGGCATTCAGTCGGAAAAGGATGGCATGGTGACCATGCATGATGTGCTTGATGCCCAGTATCTGTACGAAAATCACAAGGACGAATCGATGCTGCGCCGGGTAATTAAACCACTAGAGGGATTGCTCGTTGGCCATAAGCGCATCATCATGAAAGACAGTTCGGTAAATGCGGTATGCTACGGAGCAAAGATTCTACTTCCCGGCGTGCTGCGGTACGAGGATGGTATCGAGATCGATCAAGAAATCGTGATCGTGACCACCAAGGGTGAAGCGATAGCATTGGGAATCGCTCTCATGACGACAGCCACGATGGCTGGATGCGATCATGGAGTCGTTGCTAAAATAAAACGCGTCATAATGGAGCGCGACACTTACCCACGGAAATGGGGTCTCGGCCCAAAGGCATCGATGAAGAAGCAACTGATTGCTTCGGGCAAATTGGATAAGTACGGCAAACCGAATGAAAACACTCCGAAAGATTGGCTCAACAGCTACAGTGACTTCAACCGGTCAGCTAAGCAAGCGAATGGAAATGGAACATCCGCTGACGATGAGTTTGCTGGTGGAAAACGAAAATTGAGCATCGGCGAGAATGTCgaatcagcagcaacaatcggcgacggagaagaaaagaagaagaaaaagaagaagcaaaagaaagatgCTGAGGATGGTGATGGCGAAGCAGTCGGTGCTGAAGGTCAGCCGATGGACCAAGCGGAGGGCGATGAGgaaatgaaaaaggaaaaaaagaaaaagaaaaagaaagacaagaACGTATCTGTAGATGAAGTGgcagaataa